Genomic DNA from Desulfurivibrio alkaliphilus AHT 2:
CATGTGGCCGTTGTTCGTTGTACTCGATCATCCACCAGTAGGTGGCCTCCCTGACCTCGCCGAGGTTACGGAACAGATAAAGATCTAGCAGTTCATTCCGGAAGGTCCGGTTAAAGCGTTCAATATAGGCGTTCTGGTTGGGTTCTCCGGGTTGAATATACTGAATTATCATCCCGGTAGCTTCTGCCCAGGCGACGAATTCGCCGCTTAAAAACTCTGGACCGTTATCGACCCGCAAAATATCCGGCAAGCCCCGTTCCAGGCGAAGGCGTTCAAAAACCCTGATCAAACGCTTGCCGGTAATTGAAGTGTCAATTTCGATATGGACTGCCTCACGGTTGAAATCGTCAATCACGTTAAAGGTGCGAAACCGTTTGCCGGCGTGAAGCATATCGCTCATAAAGTCAGCCGACCAAACCTGGTCGGGGCGCGGCGGCACCAGCAGAGGCCGTTTGATTCTTTGTGGCAGCCGCTTCTTGGCCCGGCGCTGCTGGTTCAGTTTAAGCTCGCAGTAAACGCGGTAAACCCGTTTGTGATTCCAGCCATGACCATTGCGCCGCAGGGCCTTGTAGGTTTTCCAAAATCCCCAGCGTGGATGGCGGTCGATCATTGTATTAATGGCGTCAATAACCTTGGCATCTCGGTCCCGGCCTTGCGAGGCTCGGTAATAGGCCGCCCGGGATAAACCGATACAGCGGCAACTTTGTTGCACGGAAAGCCGGTGCTCGGCCACCAGATAGGTTACTGCTTCGCGTTTCTCTGGCGGCCCTAAAGCTTTTTTTCAATCAGATCACGCAGGGCCTGGTTTTCCAAGGCCATATCGGCATACATGCGCTTGAGCTGCGAGAGCTCTCGCTCCGTTTCTTTCAAGCGCTTCAAGTCGGAGGCATTCATACCGCCGTACTTGGATTTCCAGTTGTAGTAGGTGGCGTCGGAGATGCCGTGCTTGCGGCAAATCTCTTTAACCGGGATGCCGGCATCGGCCTCCTTGAGAATCCCGATGATTTGGGTTTCGCTGAAACGTGATTTTTTCATAAGAGCCTCCTGACAGTATTTTGCCAGAAAACT
This window encodes:
- a CDS encoding IS3 family transposase (programmed frameshift); its protein translation is MKKSRFSETQIIGILKEADAGIPVKEICRKHGISDATYYNWKSKYGGMNASDLKRLKETERELSQLKRMYADMALENQALRDLIEKKPLGPPEKREAVTYLVAEHRLSVQQSCRCIGLSRAAYYRASQGRDRDAKVIDAINTMIDRHPRWGFWKTYKALRRNGHGWNHKRVYRVYCELKLNQQRRAKKRLPQRIKRPLLVPPRPDQVWSADFMSDMLHAGKRFRTFNVIDDFNREAVHIEIDTSITGKRLIRVFERLRLERGLPDILRVDNGPEFLSGEFVAWAEATGMIIQYIQPGEPNQNAYIERFNRTFRNELLDLYLFRNLGEVREATYWWMIEYNEQRPHDSLADLTPAEYLSKNAGNSIFQLST